A single region of the Nicotiana sylvestris chromosome 6, ASM39365v2, whole genome shotgun sequence genome encodes:
- the LOC104232520 gene encoding DNA-directed RNA polymerase II subunit RPB7, translating into MFFHIVLERNMQLHPRHFGRDLREKLVSKLMKDVEGTCSGRHGFIVAITGIESVGKGLIRDGTGFVTFPVKYQCVVFRPFKGEILEAVVTMVNKMGFFAEAGPVQIFVSNHLIPDDMEFQSGDVPNYTTSDGSVKIQKESEVRLKIIGTRVDATEIFCIGTIKDDFLGVISDPGANA; encoded by the exons ATGTTTTTTCACATAGTATTGGAGAGAAACATGCAGCTGCATCCTCGTCACTTTGGCCGTGACCTTCGGGAAAAGCTCGTCTCAAAACTCATGAAAGATGTCGAAGGAACTTGCAG CGGTCGGCACGGTTTCATTGTGGCCATTACTGGGATTGAAAGCGTCGGTAAAGGTCTAATTCGTGATGGAACTGGTTTTGTTACTTTCCCGGTGAAGTATCAATGTGTTGTATTTCGACCTTTCAAAGGTGAGATTTTGGAAGCCGTTGTAACCATGGTTAACAAG ATGGGATTTTTTGCTGAAGCAGGGCCTGTGCAGATTTTCGTTTCAAACCAT TTGATACCAGATGACATGGAGTTTCAGTCAGGAGATGTACCAAATTATACAACTTCCGATGGCTCC GTCAAAATTCAGAAGGAGAGTGAAGTTAGATTGAAGATCATTGGAACTCGTGTTGATGCCACAGAAATT TTCTGCATCGGTACAATAAAGGATGATTTCCTTGGTGTGATCAGTGATCCTGGCGCAAATGCTTGA